AATTATACAATTTTACCACGGAGCCCGGGGTCATCAATGTAATACCGATGACCGTTACCATTAAGCCTCAAGCCTTAGGACCCATAGTTTATGGAGACCCCTTACCGGAAATAACCTTCGATTATATTTTTGGAGAAACCGGGGAAGCTGATGTGGTTGTGGATAATGAAGTGGCCAATACTTTTGCCGCCAACCATCTAAATGGACTTTCACTAGTCAACGGGTTATCGTTGGTAAACGGACTTTCCCTTGTAAATGGGATTTCCTTGGTTAACGATGAGCCTACCATTAACGGTCTCTCCCTAGTGAACAAAACGTTCTTTGTCTCTCAAAGCACGGTAACACAATCCGAAACGGTTTTAGAAAACGGTTTATCCCTGGTGAATGGAACAGGAACGGAACGGTTGGTAAATTTTGGAGCCGACCTTTTTGCAGAAAGTTCCATAGAAAATGGAGATTTATCCACCATCACCAACGGTCTTTCCTTAGTCAACGGCCTGTCATTGGTCAACGGCCTTTCGTTGGTCAATGGACTATCCTTGGTCAATGGTATATCACTGGTCAATGGCCTCTCTTTGGTGAACGGTTTATCTTTGGTAAATGGCCTGTCGTTGGTTAATGGCCTGTCTTTGGTGAACGGAGAACCCTTGCCCAATGCCGACTCCGAGAAGATTTTTAATGCATTTGATAACATCCTGGTTATCTTAAATGAAGGGGATGCGCTGAGTGAGTCGCCCATAGATATTAAACCAATTAATGTGATTACAGGTTTGGACGTGGGTACACAATACATCATTCCCGGCGGCTTTATCGATAGTAATTTTGAGATCAAATACGCGCCTAACACTATTGAGATCACTCCTGCTCCTTTGACCGTTACCACGGGAGATGCGGAAATCACCTATGGTGATGAAGTGCCGGATTTCACCGGTACCGTTGAAGGGTTAAAACTGAACGATACCGCAGAAAGTGTTTTCCCTGAAGGGCTTATCTATACAGTAGATTGTACCAATTGCAATGCTACGGACGGACCGTATGCCATCTCCGCCCAATCAGAGAATAGCAGCAGTAATTACACCATTAACTATCAAAATACAGGTTTGTTGACCGTAAATAAATTTGATATCACCTTAACCGCCAATGATGCCATAATTGATTATGGCCAAACGGCACCCCTAGGTTTTACGGTTAGTGTGCTACCCACAACATTACCCTATGACGAAGTGGTCGTGGATATTTTTGGGGATTTTAGTTTTACGCCTTCGGATGGTTGTACCGATACCGATATCATACAAATTGAACCTGTAGAAAACCCGGGTAATTACAACATCACGTATGAAGATGGCAACCTTACCATTACTGCCGTACCGCTTCAAATTGCCTTGGGCACCCAGATAATTACGGAAGGAGCGCAAATACCGACTAATTTTGAAACCAATGTCACCGGATTGGTCTGTAACGATGTTGCACCGGAGTTCAACGCCTTTGTAATAAAAGATTTGGACGGAAACGTGGTTAGCGGCAACCTGGCACCAGGAGAATACAGCGTTTCTGTAGATGTCACCACGCTACAAGGGTATGATAATTATGATATTTCCCAGTTGCCGGGGTCCTTGTTCGTATCGCCTGTGGTGGGTTGTAACGACCGTATTAAAGCTTCAGATCTATGCAAATCTCCAGCCAGTTTACCGGAACATCCGCAGGTGACCACCAGGCTTCTTTTTGAATACACGAACAACTTATCCGTACCGGTGTTTATTGAGAACGGCCCTAAGAATATCTTGAAAGGAAATGCCTATTTTGTGGGCGCTCCGCCAGAAGTATTCCTTCCCGGAACACATACGTTTGAGATTTTTACGGACGGTAGACGATTGCAATGGGAAGTCGTTACAAATGGGTGTAATAGCGCATCCAAATCTGCAAATGGGTCTAATGCCAACCCCTGTGCTACCTCGCTAACGGTAGATATGTCTGCGTATACCGATGTGCCCGTAGTGACGGAACAGGTTTCCAAGGTATACCCCAATCCGGTTTCCAATTATGTAACCCTCAACATTAAAAAGAGTGACCAGCATACCGAATTAAGTATTTTTAACCAAGTAGGTCAACAGTTACTGTACCGAAGCATTGCTCCTTCCGAGGGGCAAGCTATTGAGATAGATTTAACGTCATTTGAAAAGGGCCTATTTCTGTTTCGACTGGACAATGAAGGCGCCTCCACGTATCTTAAAGTATTAAAAGATTAGAGCGCATTATGTAATAAAATAAAAGGCTTCCCTGTTTGGAAGCCTTTTATTGCTCTATAACTTTTGGAAATAGGAACTATAATAAACCTTCTTATTGAAACTATCTTATTTTTCTTACAAAGGTTTATATTCGTAATATGCCTCTAAAAGAAATATAGTTACTAGTAACTACATACAACTGATGTTTTTAAAACGAAAAGAACCTTATGAAAAACGAATTTTTTGGTTTTTATCCCCCCGAGGAGAAAGAAATAGAAGACATCTGGAATGAATCTGTAATTGCATTCGACGCAAACACTCTATTAAATTTATACAGATATAGCAAGAGTACAAAAAATGATTTTCTTAAAACCTTAAAAGATTATTCAGACAGGATATGGCTTCCATATCAAGCAGGTTATGAATTCCACAATAATCGAATTTCAGTAATCAAATCACAGGAACAGACCTATTCTGAAATTGGAGATAAACTTGACGAATTATTCCAAAAATTAGAGAGCGAATTAAACGTTTTTAAAAGACATCCGTTTATTAGTGTTGATAAGATTAAAACAGAATTTTCAAAAAAAATAGAAAAAGTAAAAAATGAATTGATAAAACAGTCTGAAAAACATCCTGAATATCTAAAATCGGACGAAATACTTCCAAGTGTTACTGAATTGTTCGAAAAAAAGATTGGACCAAAATATTCTGATGAAGATTTACAGAAAATATATGAAAATGGTAAAACAAGGTATGCCAAAAAAATACCGCCAGGTTTTTCAGATATTCCAAATAAAAAAAACAAGGGTGACCGACATCTTTACGGAGACTTAATAATATGGCAGCAACTAATTGATAAGGCTAAGGCTGTAAAAAGCACAATTATATTCGTAACTGATGACAGAAAAGAAGACTGGTGGCTCAAATTTAAGGGTCAAACCATAAGACCAAGAGAAGAGCTTATTAAAGAATTTTTTGATAAAACTGGTTTTAGAATTTTAATTTATCAGGCTGATTCCTTTTTAAACTTTGCTAAGGAAAAATTAAATTCATCAGTAAAAGAAGAATCTATAAAAGAGGTCAAACAAGTAAGATTAGAGGATGAAAAGGATTATGAAAATTCAATAATTAACAATGAAAGAATTTCTAGATATGGTTGGATAGACAACTACTATAAAAATGAAAATGCATATAAATCAATGAACGCCTTAGCAAGGCAACTGGATACCCTGCCTAAAACTCCTAATAATATTGCAGATTTCGTTAAGATGACCCAAAATATTCCTACTGTACCGAAATCTATTTTAGATTTTATTAAAATGACGGAAAATATTCCTAAAATGCCTCAATCGACCATTGACGCAATAAATATGATGAATAGAATACCAAAGCCTCCTGATGTGAATAATAATCAAAATGAAACCGAGGAGTAAAAAGTACTTAACACAACATAACCTATAGAAAATACAGGGTTCGGGCTTTAACGATAGGTTTGCGTAATTTTATGACGTCGCGAAATCTTTGGGATTTTGCTTTGGACAAGAAAAATAAAAAAGTTTTGGCCAAGGGCTCAAACGGAAATAGTCCAGCGCGGCAACTCGCCTGGTACTGAGGCAGACGACGTGCCTGCCACACTTGCCACAGCCGAACCGTTAGCCACCACGTATGACAACCGAACTAACAAAGGAAATAAGAGATATTCTTAATCATCCCTGGAAAAGAGAATTACTTTTTCAAGATCGAGTTAAGTGGAATAAAATTTGGGCTTCATTGGATACCTTCGATGATACACACAAAGCTATTACTCATTATTTGAATTTGGATGAATTTGGTCCTAATGATGGCGGATATCTTTACATTTATGGTGTTTTACAAGCAATTAATCTACAACAAGATGCCTTAAAAAATTTATTGTCTGCCTTGTTTGATAAAACAATTGACTGGGAAACTGAATATCCAGATTTATATAAAATTAGAGAACATCGTAATGATTCCATTGGACACCCATCCAAAAGAGGAAACGACAAATCATTTCATATGATTGGCAGATACTCAATCTCAAAAGTAGGTTTTACACTTGCCTCTTATTTTCCAAAATCTGGAGATAAATCCAAATTTGAAAAAATAGATCTTTTAAAATGTATTGAATCTCAATCCAGGTTATTAAATGTTATTCTTACAGATACAATGAATGAACTAACTAATGAATTTAAAGAACATAAAAAGAAATTCAAAGGAGATAAAATCAGAAGCAAAATTCCTAGTACATATGATTATCATATATCTAAATTATTCGAGCACGCATACGGAAATTATCCAGTCGTTGATATGAATTTCAAAATAGTTAAGGAAACAATTGATAATATTAAAGCAGAAGTAACGAAAAGATACTTTAGAACTAGTGCTTTAC
This sequence is a window from Maribacter aestuarii. Protein-coding genes within it:
- a CDS encoding PIN-like domain-containing protein — translated: MKNEFFGFYPPEEKEIEDIWNESVIAFDANTLLNLYRYSKSTKNDFLKTLKDYSDRIWLPYQAGYEFHNNRISVIKSQEQTYSEIGDKLDELFQKLESELNVFKRHPFISVDKIKTEFSKKIEKVKNELIKQSEKHPEYLKSDEILPSVTELFEKKIGPKYSDEDLQKIYENGKTRYAKKIPPGFSDIPNKKNKGDRHLYGDLIIWQQLIDKAKAVKSTIIFVTDDRKEDWWLKFKGQTIRPREELIKEFFDKTGFRILIYQADSFLNFAKEKLNSSVKEESIKEVKQVRLEDEKDYENSIINNERISRYGWIDNYYKNENAYKSMNALARQLDTLPKTPNNIADFVKMTQNIPTVPKSILDFIKMTENIPKMPQSTIDAINMMNRIPKPPDVNNNQNETEE